The following are encoded in a window of Brettanomyces bruxellensis chromosome 9, complete sequence genomic DNA:
- the SRP1 gene encoding Importin alpha subunit (Karyopherin alpha subunit) (Serine-rich RNA polymerase I suppressor protein) (BUSCO:EOG09261OSU), with the protein MDSSDTTRYVPEYRKANFKNRNRFQKDEVRRRRETQQVELRKQKREQLLTKRRNFNPEALSNADDSESEDETDASNGGEHMFYTKLQEELPKMIEDINSSDLERQLDSTIKFRQILSKEHNPPIDLVIETGVVPRLVEFMKTGPEVLQLESSWALTNIASGTSEQTKVVVDAGAVPLFVDLLYSSSAEVKEQAIWALGNVAGDSSAYRDYVLSCNAMDPVLSLFQCSKMSLIRTATWTLSNLCRGKNPPPDWQIVKGALPTLAKLIFSVDVETLIDACWAISYLSDGTSEAIQAVCDARIPKRLVELLGHESTLVQTPALRAVGNVVTGNDLQTQIAINVGVLPALAPLLRSPKESIRKEACWTISNITAGNTEQIQAVIDANLIPQIIKLLAGGDYRTKKEACWALSNASSGGLTQPEQIRYLVSQGCIKPLCDLLAIADNKVIEVSLDALENILKVGEMEKEAHGSNVNENAIYIEEAGGAEKISECQNNENDKIYTKAYHIIETYFNGDDNDDEANELQPEASGDQFGFGVNDNYQQQGGFNFN; encoded by the coding sequence ATGGATTCTTCGGATACCACAAGATACGTTCCTGAGTATAGAAAGGCCAATTTCAAGAACAGGAATCGTTTTCAAAAGGATGAGgttagaagaagaagagaaacgCAACAAGTTGAattaagaaagcaaaagcgTGAACAGTTGTTGACAAAAAGACGAAATTTCAACCCTGAAGCCCTTTCAAATGCAGATGATTCGGAGAGTGAAGATGAGACGGATGCCTCAAATGGTGGCGAGCACATGTTCTACACAAAACTGCAGGAAGAGTTACCAAAGATGATTGAGGATATAAACTCTTCAGATCTTGAACGTCAACTTGATTCTACTATTAAGTTCAGACAAATTTTGTCTAAAGAGCATAATCCACCTATTGATCTTGTCATTGAAACAGGAGTTGTCCCACGTCTAGTTGAGTTTATGAAAACTGGCCCTGAAGTTTTGCAACTTGAATCATCATGGGCGTTGACCAATATTGCCTCGGGAACGTCTGAACAAACAAAGGTCGTCGTTGATGCAGGTGCAGTTCCTCTTTTTGTGGATCTTCTTTACTCTTCTTCTGCTGAAGTTAAGGAGCAGGCAATTTGGGCTTTGGGTAACGTTGCAGGAGATTCTTCGGCATATCGAGATTATGTCTTGTCATGTAATGCAATGGATCCGGTTTTGTCTTTGTTCCAATGCTCGAAAATGTCCTTGATTAGAACTGCCACTTGGACACTCTCCAATCTGTGCAGGGGCAAGAATCCTCCACCGGATTGGCAAATTGTAAAGGGGGCTCTCCCAACATTGGCAAAGCTCATATTTTCAGTTGATGTGGAAACATTGATTGATGCATGCTGGGCTATATCTTACCTCAGTGATGGAACTAGCGAGGCTATTCAGGCTGTTTGTGATGCGCGTATACCCAAAAGACTGGTCGAATTATTAGGTCATGAGTCAACTCTTGTTCAGACCCCGGCTTTGCGTGCAGTTGGTAACGTTGTCACGGGAAATGATTTACAAACACAGATAGCCATTAATGTTGGTGTATTGCCCGCTCTTGCTCCGTTACTTAGATCTCCAAAAGAATCTATTCGTAAGGAGGCATGCTGGACAATTTCTAACATCACTGCAGGAAATACTGAACAAATTCAGGCTGTTATAGATGCCAATCTCATTCCACAGATTATAAAATTATTAGCTGGCGGTGATTATAGGACCAAGAAGGAGGCATGTTGGGCTCTTTCCAACGCTTCCTCTGGTGGGCTCACACAACCTGAACAAATTAGATATCTGGTGAGTCAGGGTTGCATAAAGCCGCTTTGCGATTTATTGGCCATAGCTGATAATAAGGTAATCGAGGTTTCGTTGGATGCGCTTGAGAATATTCTTAAGGTTGGTGAAATGGAGAAGGAAGCGCACGGATCAAACGTGAATGAGAATGCAATTTATATTGAAGAGGCAGGTGGTGCTGAAAAGATATCTgaatgtcaaaacaatgagAATGATAAGATATATACGAAAGCATATCATATTATAGAGACATACTTCAATGGTGATGACAATGATGACGAAGCAAACGAGTTACAACCTGAAGCTTCTGGAGATCAATTCGGCTTTGGTGTCAATGATAACTACCAGCAACAGGGGGGGTTCAATTTTAACTGA
- a CDS encoding uncharacterized protein (SECRETED:SignalP(1-21)) encodes MKFSALIAGAIAFNCMSLAAADDNKASVTVTVTTARPSTYTKGRFNNTHGEQSSSTTSSGTHSNGRFNNTHHETKTTTSSSSSVPGTTTETQYTTASNAASGPIAPFQLEHRNAVLGLSLGGAGVAAIALLM; translated from the coding sequence ATGAAGTTCTCCGCTTTGATTGCAGGTGCAATTGCATTTAACTGTATGTCCTTGGCCGCAGCAGATGACAACAAGGCATCCGTTACGGTCACTGTCACTACAGCCCGTCCATCTACTTACACCAAGGGAAGATTCAACAACACTCACGGAGAGCAGTCATCTAGTACTACTTCATCAGGTACTCATTCTAATGGTAGATTTAACAACACGCATCATGAGACCAAGACTACAACTTCGTCGTCGTCATCTGTCCCAGGTACTACTACTGAGACCCAGTACACTACTGCTTCGAATGCTGCCTCGGGCCCAATTGCTCCATTCCAACTAGAACATCGCAATGCAGTCTTGGGACTTTCCTTAGGTGGAGCTGGTGTTGCAGCCATTGCTTTGTTAATGTGA
- a CDS encoding uncharacterized protein (CAZy:AA1_3~CAZy:AA1_2~CAZy:AA1_1), with product MAAGEKHEEESSGLIAKLTGPGTQVDESCGNSQNVNDPLKDETSKFSFARRHWKWILFSFLLTAALAIGLGVGLHNRSYKDEESTESKIIKSVIFASDTDPNDRNNTWRLNTGENYTMNLNAWRADFGTSKDRHYYFNITEITEVNADNAVRNLTVINGQYPGPLIEANSGDTIYIHVNNLLETNPVSIHCHGLFYQGNPFDDGAVSINNCPIPAGGNYTYKVPTSKSQWGTYWYHSHWSTQYADGVFGPLVLHSLDEDQLLGNYTGDRVMMVNDYYHDTASTYLSQYLGSGNENNEPNPDDGLIDGIYSQSSSYLVPTNDKKFEEALNFDPNAKQRIRVVNSGFLGTFTFSVDGHKLSIIEADGTNTEPVEEDSVDISVAQRYSFFLERENNNSSNFWVHARFNPFCFAYDATFDLDVRSIITYNATFSIPTDQQTWEYHGGDTSCLDYDQTKLKTLNETVPIVANGSTKPDVLVNLDASFQIGEYQLDKGYFNKYTWAPFSNTSSMHETLYNSNFKLDGVQNYVEDQYILNFEKRGQIVDFVINNYDDGPHPFHLHGHKMWVIDISPKGTFSDDMYDDKSNFNLQHPVLRDTVTIGPFGYAVLRFKVDNPGVWPFHCHIGWHMEAGLLLQVEELRDEFAHFSEPTGWKDACGFDFKQ from the coding sequence ATGGCAGCTGGTGAAAAGCACGAAGAGGAATCTAGTGGCTTAATTGCAAAGCTAACTGGCCCAGGAACTCAGGTTGACGAGTCATGCGGCAATTCTCAGAACGTGAATGATCCCTTAAAGGATGAAACTTCAAAGTTTAGCTTTGCACGAAGGCATTGGAAATGGATTCTTTTtagctttcttttgacaGCAGCGCTAGCAATCGGACTCGGTGTTGGCCTCCACAACAGATCCTACAAAGATGAGGAGAGTacagaaagcaaaataatCAAGTCAGTGATTTTTGCAAGCGATACTGACCCAAACGATAGAAACAACACATGGAGACTAAATACCGGCGAAAATTATACCATGAATTTGAATGCTTGGAGAGCTGATTTTGGAACATCAAAAGATCGACACTATTACTTTAATATTACCGAAATAACCGAGGTTAACGCAGACAATGCTGTTAGAAATCTAACAGTGATAAATGGACAATATCCTGGACCTTTGATTGAAGCTAATTCTGGTGACACAATCTATATTCACGTTAATAATTTGTTGGAAACCAATCCAGTGTCAATACACTGTCATGGACTTTTTTATCAGGGAAATCCATTCGATGATGGGGCGGTTAGTATTAACAATTGCCCAATACCTGCGGGAGGTAATTACACCTATAAGGTTCCAACTTCTAAATCTCAATGGGGCACCTATTGGTATCATTCCCACTGGAGCACCCAATATGCCGACGGTGTTTTCGGACCTTTGGTTCTTCATTCATTGGATGAAGATCAGTTACTTGGGAATTATACAGGTGATCGAGTTATGATGGTTAACGACTATTATCATGATACCGCCAGCACATATCTATCGCAGTACCTCGGATCaggaaatgaaaacaatGAACCAAATCCGGATGACGGCTTAATTGATGGAATATATAGTCAAAGCAGTTCATATCTGGTACCGacaaatgataaaaagtttgaagaGGCTCTTAACTTCGATCCAAATGCTAAACAACGAATCAGAGTGGTGAACAGTGGCTTTTTGGGAACTTTTACATTTTCGGTCGATGGACATAAACTTTCAATAATCGAAGCGGATGGTACTAATACTGAGCCAGTGGAAGAAGACAGCGTCGACATCAGCGTGGCCCAAAGatattcattctttttagagagagagaacaacaacagcTCAAATTTCTGGGTTCATGCTAGGTTCAATCCCTTCTGCTTCGCATATGATGCCACTTTTGATCTTGATGTTCGCTCAATAATAACATACAATGCGACGTTTAGTATTCCTACCGATCAGCAGACATGGGAATATCATGGGGGAGATACAAGTTGTTTGGATTATGATCAAACAAAGCTCAAAACATTGAATGAAACCGTTCCGATAGTTGCAAATGGCTCAACCAAGCCTGATGTTCTTGTGAATCTCGATGCCTCCTTCCAGATTGGGGAATACCAATTAGATAAGGGGTACTTCAACAAATATACATGGGCACCATTTTCTAACACATCAAGTATGCATGAAACATTATATAACTCGAACTTTAAGTTGGATGGAGTGCAGAATTATGTCGAGGATCAATATATACTTAACTTTGAAAAGAGAGGACAGATTGTCGATTTTGTTATTAACAATTATGATGATGGACCACAcccttttcatcttcatggACACAAAATGTGGGTAATTGACATCTCCCCGAAAGGAACATTTAGCGATGATATGTATGACGACAAGTCGAATTTCAATCTCCAACATCCTGTGCTAAGAGATACTGTAACGATTGGACCATTTGGATATGCTGTTCTTCGATTTAAAGTCGATAATCCAGGTGTTTGGCCTTTCCACTGTCATATCGGATGGCATATGGAAGCTGGACTTTTATTACAAGTGGAAGAACTCCGAGATGAATTCGCACACTTCAGTGAACCAACAGGATGGAAAGACGCATGTGGATTCGATTTTaaacaataa